The Fictibacillus phosphorivorans genomic sequence TACACGAGCAAAGGAACGTTTACAGACAATCGTGAAAAAGCATACGAAGTAATGAAAGATATCGTATTAACTTCCAATCCAGAAGCAACAGATGACGATATACAAAAAGCGGCCCTTCGTCGTTTTCGCCTAGGATTAGTAAGCGTTGTGGGAGATTTTGATAAACTTCTGAGTGAGGAAGGAATTGAAGTTTATAAATTTCTTGCTTTTTCTAGTGATGCTGAAAAGCTTCAGCGTGCCTTTCAACATTTAAAAGGTGTTGAATCTCTAGCGGTCAGTGCTTCTGCTGATAACAACTTAGAGATCACGAACAGTGAAGCACAGAAAGGGGTAGCGGTTCAGCGATATGCTGAACTGAAAGGAATCTCTTTACAAGATACGATGGCAATCGGTGATAACTACAATGATATTTCCATGTTAGAAGTGGCTGGTTTTCCTGTAGCGATGGGAAATGCAGTGGATGAGGTAAAAGAGATGGCCGCATTTGTTACAAAAGAGAACGACGAGAGCGGTGTCTCGTTTGCGATCAAAAAATTTTTAGAACAAAAATAAGTACTTACAAAAGCTGGTTCGAACATTTCGGACGAGCTTTTTTTGTATACATAAACTTCACATGTGATTTACAGAAATGCAAAAGCAGCTTCACATTCCCTTGTTACAGTGACAAAGTAGTTCACTTACAACAAAGGGAGAGTGCAACAGGATGAAGAAATTATTAAAAACGGGTATAGGAGCTTTAGCACTAAGTCTTACATTGATGGGGGCTGATAGTTCAGTGGTTGATGCAAAAGAAAAACATAAAGACATCTTAAATGTTGCGCATCGAGGAGCTTCTGGTTATGCGCCAGAACACACGATCACTTCTTATAAGATGGGTGAAAAAATGCATGGAGATTACATTGAAGTCGATCTTCAGATGACAAAAGATGGCGAGTTGATCGCTATGCACGATGAGACGTTAGACCGTACAACGAATGGAACAGGGCAAGTAAAAGATTATACACTTGAAGAGATCAAACAGCTTGATGCAGGAAGCTGGTTTAATGAGAAATATCCAGAACGTGCACAAGCAGATTATGAAGGCCTTCAAGTACCAACATTGAAAGAAGTATTCGAGACATTTGGTAAGAATGCGAACTATTATATTGAAACAAAATCACCTGAAGTATATCCGGGAATGGAACAAAAGCTTCTTGATGAAGTAAATGAATATGGAATTAATAAAGATAAACTGTTGGTTCAATCGTTCAGCTCTGAAAGTCTTTTAAAGATGAATGAGCTCGATCCGTCCGTGAAACTTGTTCAGCTTTTAGAGTATACAAGTCCTGCTGAGTTAACGGATGCTGAAGTGCAAACCATCAAAGAATATGCGATGGGAATCGGGCCGAACAGCGATATGATCGACCGCGAGTATGTACAAAAAGCGGTGCAGAACGGTCTCGAGATCCATCCGTATACGGTAAACGAAAAAGAAGAGATGCAGAAACTGATCGACTGGGGTGTAACAGGTATTTTCACCAACTTCCCAGATCTGCTTCATGAAGTGAAAAAAGGGAAATAAGAAAGAAAAGCAGCTGATACGCGTGTCAGCTGCTTTTTTCTTTTTTTACAAAAAATACTTCGCCATCATCTTGTAGCTGTGCAAAAAAAACTTCTTTAACATCTTGATAGCCTGCACTCTTTAATTGCTTATCCAACCATTCGTCTGACAAGCTATATTCCTTAAAGGGCTGATCTATTTTCTCTCCGTTTGAGATCAACATGGTTGGTAAATATTGTGGAGCTTCTGGTGGTATGTTTAAATCTTCTTTTGTGACAGAATCTTTGAGTGGTTTCTTTAATACACTGAGTTGACCATTCGGCTCCATGACCGCATATTCTACTTCCGTAATATCAAAGACGGCACCGATTCTGAGCAACATCAAAAGGTCATCCATCGACATCTGCATCCGCTTCAGCTCTTTT encodes the following:
- a CDS encoding glycerophosphodiester phosphodiesterase → MGADSSVVDAKEKHKDILNVAHRGASGYAPEHTITSYKMGEKMHGDYIEVDLQMTKDGELIAMHDETLDRTTNGTGQVKDYTLEEIKQLDAGSWFNEKYPERAQADYEGLQVPTLKEVFETFGKNANYYIETKSPEVYPGMEQKLLDEVNEYGINKDKLLVQSFSSESLLKMNELDPSVKLVQLLEYTSPAELTDAEVQTIKEYAMGIGPNSDMIDREYVQKAVQNGLEIHPYTVNEKEEMQKLIDWGVTGIFTNFPDLLHEVKKGK
- a CDS encoding YetF domain-containing protein gives rise to the protein MDGILITIYRTVLGFAFLLMLMRLLGKKQLGELTFFNYATGIAMGNIIGDMVVHKEITVWESLASLTFWAIAVFSIEFLNRHSPLLTKLTKSQPTIVIKKGQIMQKELKRMQMSMDDLLMLLRIGAVFDITEVEYAVMEPNGQLSVLKKPLKDSVTKEDLNIPPEAPQYLPTMLISNGEKIDQPFKEYSLSDEWLDKQLKSAGYQDVKEVFFAQLQDDGEVFFVKKEKSS
- a CDS encoding Cof-type HAD-IIB family hydrolase, producing MKLIAIDMDGTLVNRQLKVTKENSETIKEAVNDGHHVVIATGRSYDEAKHTLEDADLHLPLICVNGAEIRSEGWEILSSIPLTFEQYEDIKKILDDEDIYYELYTSKGTFTDNREKAYEVMKDIVLTSNPEATDDDIQKAALRRFRLGLVSVVGDFDKLLSEEGIEVYKFLAFSSDAEKLQRAFQHLKGVESLAVSASADNNLEITNSEAQKGVAVQRYAELKGISLQDTMAIGDNYNDISMLEVAGFPVAMGNAVDEVKEMAAFVTKENDESGVSFAIKKFLEQK